A stretch of the Hydra vulgaris chromosome 09, alternate assembly HydraT2T_AEP genome encodes the following:
- the LOC136085617 gene encoding uncharacterized protein LOC136085617 produces MVRQLYTSLVRPHLEFAVPEWSPGNKNDINDLEKIQRRATKLAPELKHLSYTQILAKLGLTTLETRRTRGDLIEFFKITTGIDKILWYKELHKASYQSLIGHLMKFEREFAKTTLKHSFFTNKVIPHWNALPEKVVSAIKVNSFKARLDKHLLTAVKV; encoded by the coding sequence ATGGTAAGGCAATTATACACATCGCTGGTTAGACCACACCTGGAATTCGCAGTTCCAGAGTGGAGTCCAGGTAATAAAAACGATATCAATGACCTAGAGAAAATTCAAAGACGAGCAACAAAGCTAGCACCTGAACTAAAACATCTAAGTTATACTCAAATATTGGCAAAGTTGGGTCTCACAACTCTGGAAACAAGACGTACAAGAGGTGATCTTAttgagtttttcaaaataacaactGGTATTGATAAGATATTGTGGTATAAAGAGCTTCATAAAGCTTCTTACCAAAGTCTAATAGGtcatttaatgaaatttgaaagagaatttgcaaaaacaacCCTGAAACACAGTTTTTTTACGAACAAAGTGATACCTCATTGGAATGCTTTACCTGAAAAAGTGGTTTCTGCAAtaaaagtaaattcttttaaagctagactagataaacatttgttaacggctgttaaagtataa